From Leptospira yasudae:
AATTCGCAAAGGTGATCGATTCCGACTTTCAAGGGTTTCAGAAACCGGATTGGCTTTTAAATCGAAAATAAACCGATTTCCGGTTTGATTTTGATACGGCGTCTTTTTTCAATCGAAGAAAGGCGCCTTCGCTCTTTCTTCGCTATGACTCAAATTCCCTTTTTAGAATTCAAAGACGTTTCCAAAACGTTTCGCTTAACAAAAGGACGTTCTTTTACCGCGGTGGATCATGTGAGTCTGGAAATTTCCAAAGGGGAGATTTTCGGAATCATCGGGACCACTGGCGCGGGGAAAAGCACTCTATTACGTTTTCCGAATCTTCTCGAACGACCGGATCACGGCCGCATCTTTTTGGAAGGTATGGATATAACCGATCTCAAAGGAAAGAATCTTCGATTACACCGTCAGAAGATCGGAATGGTTTTTCAACAGTTCAACCTCGCTTCCAGCAGAACCGTCTTCGACAACGTCGCCTTTCCGTTAAAGGCCGCCGGTTTTTCCAAAGCGGAGATCGCGGTTCGGGTTCGGGAACTTTTGAATTTGGTCGAGATCCCGGAAAAGGAAAACGTTTATCCCGCGCAGTTGAGCGGCGGACAAAAACAAAGAGTGGGAATCGCAAGGGCTCTTGCCAATCATCCAGAGCTCCTACTCTGCGACGAGCCGACTTCTGCCCTCGATCCGGAAACCACGAGATCCATATTAAAACTTTTGAAACAAATTCGGGAAAAACTTTCGATCACGATGTTGATCGTCACGCACGAAATGGAAGTCGTTCGCGAGCTTTGTGATCGAACGGCGATCATGGAAAAGGGAAAGATCGTCGAATCGGATCGAACGGATTCTTTCTTTGCGAATCCTAAATCGGAAGCGGCTAAAAAAATCATCGGTTCCAACGGCAACGGCAAATTCTTTTCTTCGGATCCGAGTCGCGCGACAACGGGAGATTCCATTCTATGAATTTAATCTTCGAAACTCTTCCTTCGGACGAATTTGCCAAGGCGTTTATCCAAACGTTTTGGATGGTGGGAATTTCCTTATCCGTCGCTATCGTTTTCGGAATCCCGCTCGGACTTTTGATTTATCTCACGGATAAAGGAATCTTTATCCGCAATCGGATTCTTCATTCGATTTTGAATACGATCGCCAATATCGTCCGTTCGGTTCCGTTCGTCATTCTTCTGGTCGCTCTTTTGCCTTTGACCCAATTCGTCACGGGAACGACGATCGGTCCTTTGGCCGCATCGGTTCCCTTATCCGTCGCGGCGATTCCGTTCTTAGCGAGACTCGTGGAATCCGCGTTACGCGAAATACCGGAAGGAGTTTTGGAGGCTTCCGTTTCCACGGGAGCCAGTCTAACACTGATTATACGGGAGATCCTGATTTACGAAGCGCTCCCCGGTATCGTCGCGGGAATTACTCTGACTACGGTCAGTCTTTTGGGTTTTTCCGCAATGGCCGGAATCGTAGGCGGGGGAGGAATCGGGGATCTTGCGATCCGTTTCGGATATTACCGTTACGAAGACGGAATCATGTTCGCAACCGTTGCGATTCTCGTAATCCTAGTTCAATTGATTCAGTGGTTCGGGGATTGGGTGCGGAGAAGGGTGGATAAACGCGGCGGTTAAGAACGCGACGCGTTTTTGCGGTTCTGTCGGCCAGAAAAAGGTCGTTTGCGGCGACGTTTATTCCGGAATCTATATTAGAATAACGTTTTATTCTAAATTTCGATGCAGATTTTTCCGAAATGTTTTCCCGATTTTAGCGAGTCGTAAGCCTGCGGAGCTTCCTCGAATTTAAAGATATGATCGACTACCGGTTTGATCTTGTTGGCTTCGACCGCCTTGTTCATATCTTCGAAGTTTCGTTTGCTTCCTACGATGATTCCTTGAATTCGAATTCCGTGCATCAGGATCGGAAACAGGGAGAGGTTGTTGCTTTCTCCACCCGCTAAAACTCCGATCAATGCGATCGTTCCCCAAGGTCTCGTGCAGGAGATCGATCTTTGCAGAGTTCCCGCGCCTCCGACTTCGATGATCAGATCCGCGCCTTTCTTGTTCGTGATCTTGCGGACTTCCTTATCCCAATCCGGTTTTTCGTTGTAGTTGATGACTTCGTCCGCTCCGAGCGCGGTGAGCTTTGCGAGTTTGTCGTTGCTGGAGGAAGTCGCGATGACCTTGATCCCCATCATTTTAGCGAATTGTAATGCGAATATGGAAACGCCCCCCGTTCCTTGGACGACGATCGTCCCTCCGGGTTGAATGTTTCCGTGTGTGATGATTGCGGTGTAAGCGGTGAGCGCTGCGCAAGGAAGAGTGGATGCTTCCGCAAAGGAAAGATGTTCCGGCATGGGAACGATTCCTTGTTCTCCGAAAATTCTATATTCGCTGAGAGTTCCATCGAGCGGACCTCCGAGCGTGTTGCGCAGCATATCGTTGTCCGGCGCTCCGTCGAGCCAGGTTTGCGCGAAGTTGGCGCAGATCTTGTCGCCGACTTTCCACTTCGTAACTCCCGGACCGACTTGCGCGATTTCTCCGGCTCCGTCCGAAAGAGGAACAAGAGGAAGTTTTTGTTTCGGGTTGTATCTTCCGATCGCCATCAGATAATCCCTGTAGTTCAAAGAAGCGGCTCTGAAACGGACGAGAACTTCTCCCGGTCCCGGAACCGGATCGGGGCGTTCCGCGATTTTTAAATTCTCCAGACCGAATTGATTTTGAACTTCGTAAACTCTCATGAGAGGATCAAATTTTCGGACGGACTTTAAGAAAACCATTTTTTGATTTCGAAAGGATCGATCGATTTCGCGGTACCGGCATCGTCTAAGCTATGAGAATCAGCTTCTCTTTTTCTGATTGCTCGCGGAGGCGTTTTGGAAAAGCTGGAAAGTGAGTTTATGAGCAGCGTTGCGGAAGTTCAAAAAGAAATCGTTTCCGAATTTTCGGAATGCACCGATTGGCAGGAACGCTATCAACTTTTGATCGAGATGGGAGACGAACTCGGTTCGCTTCCCGATGAAGCCAAAACTTCGGAGCGTTTGGTTCCCGGTTGTCAGTCCCGTGTTTGGATCGTTTCCGAAGAAAAGGACGGCAAGATCGAGTTTCAGGCCGACAGCGATTCAGCGATTACGCGCGGTATGATCGCTCTTTTGATCCGCGTTTTTTCGGGAAGAACCCGCGAAGAAATCAAAACCGCTTCTCTGGAATTTCTAAAAGAGATCGGTCTCGACAAACATCTTTCCATGTCTCGCAGAAACGGTCTCTATTCGATGGTCAACATTCTTCGGAATAGTTGAGACGGTAGAAGGTCATAAGCCCGCCCCGGACGGGGTTTGGTCGTTCGGATCGATACCATTTCTTAGATGACTTCCGGACGATCGGGAAGTTCGTTCGGGTTTTGTTTTCCCGGCGGAAAATGTTTCTGCAAAAGCTGCGTAAACGTTTCGATCGCAGTGAGAATGCTTTCGAGATACGAACCCGATCGGAAACCGTTCTGCATTTTGCCGCAGATTTCGTCTAACGTGTTTTGTCCGATCTTCTTGTAGATTCCCCGGTCGGCGAGCAATTCGATCCTTCGATCGGTGAGTTGAACGTAGATCAAAATCCCCGTGTTTTCTTCCGTATCCCAAACCCGTTTTTCCGAAAAGAGTTCCGCCGCTCTTCGTTTTGCGTCCAGGCCGAACAAAACTCTGGAAACGGGAAGGCCCGATTCCAGGATCACTTTGATTTCTCCCTTGTGTGAACTTTCGGATTTGGAAACCGCGGATTCGATTCTTTTTAAATCCTCCGCGCTGAAATACCGTTTGAATCGATAGGTCTTCGATTTGTCCGCGGTAAAGGAAAAAAGGGAGAAGATCGATTCCAGCCAGTGATTCAGAATTCTTTGCAGAAGAGAAGGTTCGGACGTATATTGCTTTATCATACTATTTGAATCCTTTTTACCAGCTTCCCGAGGCGCCTCCGCCTCCCGACGATCCGCCACCGCCGCTCCAGGAACTTCCTCCTCCCGAAGAACCCCAGGACGAACCGCCGCTTCCTCCGATTCCGCCTCCGTTCGCGAGAACGAAGAACCAGAGTAAGAACGCGCCCGGAATCAACAACCAAAGAGTGATGGACCAAAACAAACCGAGGATCACGAAGATGACGGCTCCGAATCCTCCGGAGAATCCGTTGCCGAACATCAGTCCGAACAATTTTCCGAGAATGACAAGAATGATGAATGCGGTTACGAGTTTATTCGGAAGTTCCGGTTCGAAATCCCCGTCGCCGGAAGAGGATGAATCGGAACCCGCTACTTTACCGCTCGCTGCGGGAAGTTCTTCACCGTCGATCTTTGCGATGAGCGCGTCGATCGCGTCCGAAATTCCTTCGTAGTAATTTCCGTCGCGAAACCGGGGAATCATATAATCTTCTATGATTCGTTTTGCGATTACGTCGGGAACCGCGCCTTCCAATCCGTATCCGACTTCGATCTTCGTTTTATGGTCGCCGATGGCGACGACGATCAGAATTCCGTCGTCGATTCCTTTGCGTCCTAGTTTCCAAGCCTCGAAGGTTTTGACCGCGTATTCTTCCACGGTCCAATCGAGAGTGGAGCCGACTACGAGGACCGCGATCTGACTTCCTTTTCTTTTTTCAAAGGCGACTAACGTGGAAGTGAGGATCGCCTTTTGTTTGTCGGTGAGCGTGGACGTCGTATCCGTGATCTGCGTGCGCAGCGGAGGAATGACGGGATCTTCCGCTTTCCATTCTTCCCTTAGGAGAAGAATGGAAGAATTTCCCGTTTTCAAAGTCCAGCCCGCGCTGAACGTAAAAAGCCAAATAAAGAAAAGGATTCCGAATTTCAACCGGATCATATTCAAAATTCTTAAAATTTAACTTCGGGCGGTTTGGAGATTTCCTTTTCGTTTTCGACCGTAAACGAAGGTTTTACGTCGAATCCGAAAAGTTTTGCGGTGAGATTGCTCGGAAATTTTCGGATTGTGATATTGTATTTTTGCACCGCTTGGATGTATCGGTTGCGCGCCACGGTGATTCTATTTTCCGTTCCTTCGAGCTGCGCCTGCAAGTCCCGAAAGTTTTCGTTGGATTTCAATTGCGGATAATTTTCCGCGACGACGAGCAAACGGGAAAGCGCGGAAGTCATCTGCGCCTGCGCCTGCGCGTATTTTTTGAAAAGTTCCGGATTGTTCAGAGTCTTCTCGTCCGCTTGAATCGAACCGACTCCGGCTCTGGCTCGGGTCACTTCGGTTAACACTTTTTCTTCCTGAGCCGCGTATCCTTTCACGGTGTTGACCAAGTTCGGAATCAAATCGGCTCTTCTTTGATATTGGTTCAAAACCTCGGCCCAAGACGCAGTGACGGCCTCGTCTTCTTCCTGGATCGCGTTATAACCGCAGTTGGTGGAACCCAAGACCGCGAGTGTGAGCGTAATCGCCAAAAACAACCTGGTTCGAATCTTCGTTTTCAAGAAATTTCTTTCTCCTGTAGAGGTGTAATTCTTTTACGATTAGACCCCGATCGTAAATCGAATTTTCATTCTTCAAAACGGAAAATCTTCTTCTATGTCCGTAAAGTCGTTCCCGTCCGTTTCGCCGACGGGAGAATTTCCTTCGGATTTTTTTTCAGGATTCGGTTCGGAAAGGCTTAAAGAAAGATAATTCTTTCCGGTGGCCGATTTTCGAATCCAACCCGCCAGGCGATAGGTTTTCCCTTCGAGAAGCACCTTGCCCGTGTAATCGGGTTGTGTTTCCTTTTCCTTGGTTGCATTACTAAAGAGACTTCCTTTCTTTTCTTTGAGTGCGTATTCCGCCATATTCGATTCTCCTTGTGCGGTCGTTTTAAGCCGCTTCCCTTGCTTTGCGAATTGCTTCTTTTTCGAGCGCTCTTTTGCGGATTTCTTCGATAAGTTTGTCCGCGAGAATTTCCGCGATCGCTTCGATTCTTTCATCCATCCATTCTTGATTCATTGTGGTTTGCATTGGTGTTGCCTCCGATCTGAGATTCAGAATACGATTTCCCCCGGACAAAAAGCCGAACTACGAGATGTGTTCGGAGGTTTTTTTCGAATTTTTTTTCGAAACGGAGAACGGATTTCTCGGATTTCTTCGATAAAACCTTTGACCTTTATCGCCGACGGAAAGAATAAAGGGCGGATTTTCGGTGACTACGTTATGCGGATAAAATCGGATTCTTTAGAATTGGAGCGGTATCGGGAATTTTTCCTGAGCAGCGCCGAAGGAATCTGGTGTTTCGATCTCGATCAGCCTCTCGATACGAAACAAAACGAAACGAAACAGCTAACTCATCTCCTAACACACGCTAGACTGACGATCTGCAACGATTCCATGGCGAGAATGTACGGTTATTCCGGTCCTTCCGAAGTGATCGGCCGAACACTTTCGCAGCTCGTACCGTCCGATTCTCCCGAAGATCTGGAGCCGTATTACGCGTTTATCCGCGCTTCATACAATATGAAGGATTTTGAATCCAAGGAATCCGATCGGTTCGGAAACTGGAAATACTTTCTGAACAGCGTAGTCGGCGTGGTTAAGGACGGAAAACTCGTTCAGATTTGGGGATCGCAGAGGGATATCACTCCTTTGAAACGATCCGAGGATCAACTCAAGTATTCGCTTTTTTTACAGAGCAATCTCACCGAAATCTCCAAAAGTTTCATCACGCTTCCTCCGATGGAATTGGACGTCGCGATCCGCAACTCGATCGAAAAGGCAGGGAGAATCTGCGGCGCGGACCGCGCTTATATTATAGAATACTCGAATACTCATAAATTTCTTTCCAACACATACGAATGGTGCCGCGAAGGAATCCCTTCTCAGCTTCAATACTTCCAGAATATTCCCGTGCAAAATCTTCCCGCCGATCGATTCGAACAGATACGAAAGGACGGATACATCGCGTTCAATTCCGTTCAAGAAATCGAACGGGAGAATTCTTTCCTGAGCGAGTTGATTCTTCCGAGAGGAATCCGATCGTTGCTCGTCATCCGGTTGACGTATGAAGGAAAGGAGATCGGTTTTTTCGGAATCGATATGGTGCGGGAAGATCGGACTTGGACCGAAGAGGAGATCTCCATTCTCGGTTTGATCGGCGACTTGATCGTTCTCGCTTTCGATCGCAAAGAAAAGGAAGGAACCTTAAACGCATTCTACGATCGCATGCACTACGATCTCGAACTCGGACGACTTACGCAGCGGTCCCTTGTCGATCGAACGTTTCCCGATTCGAAATACTTCCGTATGGAAACATACTTTCGTCCGTTTGAAAAAGTGGGCGGGGATGTGATCAGCACGATCGAAAACGAGGACGGAAGCATCGACATCTTATTCGCGGACGTTTCGGGTCACGGGATTTCTTCGGCGATGGTTTCGGGAATGGTCGTGATTTCGTTTAAAAATTCTTCCCGAATCGGATTGTCCCCCGCCGAGGGCCTAAGTCGAATCGTGGAAGACCTCAAACCTCTCGTCGTCGATCATCATATCTCCGCGGTGCGCGTGAAGTATGTTCCCGAATCGAAACGTTTAGTCTATTCGTATGCGGGACATCCTCCGATTCTTTTGTTTCGAGACGGAAAACGGATCGAACTCGACGGAATGAATCTTCCTCTTCTTGCGTTTGAAGGAGCGCAGTATTACGATCAATCCATCGATCTTTTACACGGGGATCGGGTCGTATTCTTTTCGGACGGGATGTATGAGATCTTTGACGCTCAGGGAGAACTTTTGGATCTTCCCGGTTTGATCTCCATCCTGGAAGAATATCTCGATACGGAATCCATCGAAGATTATATCGAGTTGATCGTATCGGATCTATTCGCGTATTCGGGCGGAAACTTCGGAGACGATATTGCCTTAATGATTTTAGATATTTATTAAGCAAAGAATCCGTTCTTGCTTTCAAAATCGCAGTTCGATTTTTATAGATCGATTCTTTTTAATAAAAGGAGAATGTAGGAACTCCTTCGTTTTCGAAATTGAATCGATTTCTATTGTTCATTTCGCAATAAAATGATTTAGCTTATAAACTGGTGGGATCAGTCTTGAAGATCGACCTATAATTTTCATAACAAAGGGAATTACTTTTTTATGAATCGATCTACAGCGCGTTCCCAAATATTCTTTTCGTGTATCAGAAAGAACAAGCTGCAAGGCTCTGTCCCGGTTTTGGGACAGGTTCTTATGGTTTTGTCTCGGCTGATCGCCGGACTTTTTCTTCTTACTTCTTGTTCCGAAGCGGAACGGATCAGCATCGACGCTTCTTCGACCGCCGGATTATTGCTTCAGGGCGGAGTAGAAGCTTCTCGAAATCGAAGCGGTGCCACACCCGATTCCAAAGAAATCACTTCGTTTCGATTCAACGCGGCCGAAAATTCGTTTGCTGCCGACTTTGTCGGAGAAATTTCAGGAACACAGATCACGGTTTCCGTTCCGTTTGGAGCGATTCGTCGTTTGAAAGCGACGTTTGCAAACACGGGAGCGGGGGTTCAGGTCAACGGAGTTTCGCAAACGAGTGCACAAACCGAAAACGATTTTAGTTCTTCCCTTGTATATCGTGTTACCGCAAAGAACGGGAGTTTTACCGATTACACCGTAAACGTAATTCCGACATTTCGTCTAACGGACGCGGGACAAACGAATTGTTATTCCACTTGTGCCGCCGATCCCGGTCAGGATGCGGCTTATACGACGGGAGTTCCCGCGTCCTTTCAATCCAATGTAGTTTTATCCAGCTATTCTCCGCAGCCCGTTACGTTTGATCGTCAAACCGGGTTGATCTGGAAAAATTGTCCGGCCGGATCGTCGAACGTATCCTGCTCGACGATTTACAATTATACGCAGCCGACCGCTTCTTCTTACTGCACCGGTTTGAATTCTATGAATGCGGGGTCCGGTTACGCCGGACTTCAAGGTTGGAGATTGCCTAACATCGAAGAATTGATCAGTCTCAGTACGTTTAAGACTTCGGGAGCCTCGGCGTTTATCGACACGGCGGATTTTCCGAACGGGCTCGGGGGATATTGGTCTAACGATACGGACCAGTCCGATTCGAGCAAGCGTTGGGTTTTTAATTATACGAACGGCTTGAATTTTTCTCAAGACACGAACGCCGGTTATTATGTGCGTTGTGTTACCGGAGGCTCTATGCCGGCTCGTTCCTATTCCGACTTGAATGACGGGAGTGTTCGAGACAATCGGACCGGACTCGTTTGGCAGAAATGTTCCGTGGGACAAACTTGGTCGTCCGGATCTCCGTCCTGCACGTCCGGAACGGCCACGATTCATAATTGGACCTCAGCTTTGATCACATGCGGAACTTCGAATCTGGCGGGAAAATCGTGGAGGCTTCCGAATGCACATGAATTGATAAGTCTTGTGGATTTTACATCCCCCTCTTCGGGCGCGAAAATCGACGCAAGCGCGTTCCCCAATACCCCGCCGACCGGAATTTATCATACGAGCAATTCCAATCCTGGAATCCATGTATTTCGTGTTCGTTTCGGAGATGCGCGGATCGATACGACGGCGGTCAGTACGCAGAATTA
This genomic window contains:
- a CDS encoding DUF736 family protein; this encodes MAEYALKEKKGSLFSNATKEKETQPDYTGKVLLEGKTYRLAGWIRKSATGKNYLSLSLSEPNPEKKSEGNSPVGETDGNDFTDIEEDFPF
- a CDS encoding SpoIIE family protein phosphatase, which codes for MRIKSDSLELERYREFFLSSAEGIWCFDLDQPLDTKQNETKQLTHLLTHARLTICNDSMARMYGYSGPSEVIGRTLSQLVPSDSPEDLEPYYAFIRASYNMKDFESKESDRFGNWKYFLNSVVGVVKDGKLVQIWGSQRDITPLKRSEDQLKYSLFLQSNLTEISKSFITLPPMELDVAIRNSIEKAGRICGADRAYIIEYSNTHKFLSNTYEWCREGIPSQLQYFQNIPVQNLPADRFEQIRKDGYIAFNSVQEIERENSFLSELILPRGIRSLLVIRLTYEGKEIGFFGIDMVREDRTWTEEEISILGLIGDLIVLAFDRKEKEGTLNAFYDRMHYDLELGRLTQRSLVDRTFPDSKYFRMETYFRPFEKVGGDVISTIENEDGSIDILFADVSGHGISSAMVSGMVVISFKNSSRIGLSPAEGLSRIVEDLKPLVVDHHISAVRVKYVPESKRLVYSYAGHPPILLFRDGKRIELDGMNLPLLAFEGAQYYDQSIDLLHGDRVVFFSDGMYEIFDAQGELLDLPGLISILEEYLDTESIEDYIELIVSDLFAYSGGNFGDDIALMILDIY
- a CDS encoding TPM domain-containing protein, which codes for MIRLKFGILFFIWLFTFSAGWTLKTGNSSILLLREEWKAEDPVIPPLRTQITDTTSTLTDKQKAILTSTLVAFEKRKGSQIAVLVVGSTLDWTVEEYAVKTFEAWKLGRKGIDDGILIVVAIGDHKTKIEVGYGLEGAVPDVIAKRIIEDYMIPRFRDGNYYEGISDAIDALIAKIDGEELPAASGKVAGSDSSSSGDGDFEPELPNKLVTAFIILVILGKLFGLMFGNGFSGGFGAVIFVILGLFWSITLWLLIPGAFLLWFFVLANGGGIGGSGGSSWGSSGGGSSWSGGGGSSGGGGASGSW
- a CDS encoding SufE family protein translates to MSSVAEVQKEIVSEFSECTDWQERYQLLIEMGDELGSLPDEAKTSERLVPGCQSRVWIVSEEKDGKIEFQADSDSAITRGMIALLIRVFSGRTREEIKTASLEFLKEIGLDKHLSMSRRNGLYSMVNILRNS
- a CDS encoding zinc-dependent alcohol dehydrogenase family protein, giving the protein MRVYEVQNQFGLENLKIAERPDPVPGPGEVLVRFRAASLNYRDYLMAIGRYNPKQKLPLVPLSDGAGEIAQVGPGVTKWKVGDKICANFAQTWLDGAPDNDMLRNTLGGPLDGTLSEYRIFGEQGIVPMPEHLSFAEASTLPCAALTAYTAIITHGNIQPGGTIVVQGTGGVSIFALQFAKMMGIKVIATSSSNDKLAKLTALGADEVINYNEKPDWDKEVRKITNKKGADLIIEVGGAGTLQRSISCTRPWGTIALIGVLAGGESNNLSLFPILMHGIRIQGIIVGSKRNFEDMNKAVEANKIKPVVDHIFKFEEAPQAYDSLKSGKHFGKICIEI
- a CDS encoding LemA family protein; amino-acid sequence: MKTKIRTRLFLAITLTLAVLGSTNCGYNAIQEEDEAVTASWAEVLNQYQRRADLIPNLVNTVKGYAAQEEKVLTEVTRARAGVGSIQADEKTLNNPELFKKYAQAQAQMTSALSRLLVVAENYPQLKSNENFRDLQAQLEGTENRITVARNRYIQAVQKYNITIRKFPSNLTAKLFGFDVKPSFTVENEKEISKPPEVKF
- a CDS encoding methionine ABC transporter permease; this encodes MNLIFETLPSDEFAKAFIQTFWMVGISLSVAIVFGIPLGLLIYLTDKGIFIRNRILHSILNTIANIVRSVPFVILLVALLPLTQFVTGTTIGPLAASVPLSVAAIPFLARLVESALREIPEGVLEASVSTGASLTLIIREILIYEALPGIVAGITLTTVSLLGFSAMAGIVGGGGIGDLAIRFGYYRYEDGIMFATVAILVILVQLIQWFGDWVRRRVDKRGG
- a CDS encoding TPM domain-containing protein, which translates into the protein MIKQYTSEPSLLQRILNHWLESIFSLFSFTADKSKTYRFKRYFSAEDLKRIESAVSKSESSHKGEIKVILESGLPVSRVLFGLDAKRRAAELFSEKRVWDTEENTGILIYVQLTDRRIELLADRGIYKKIGQNTLDEICGKMQNGFRSGSYLESILTAIETFTQLLQKHFPPGKQNPNELPDRPEVI
- a CDS encoding methionine ABC transporter ATP-binding protein → MTQIPFLEFKDVSKTFRLTKGRSFTAVDHVSLEISKGEIFGIIGTTGAGKSTLLRFPNLLERPDHGRIFLEGMDITDLKGKNLRLHRQKIGMVFQQFNLASSRTVFDNVAFPLKAAGFSKAEIAVRVRELLNLVEIPEKENVYPAQLSGGQKQRVGIARALANHPELLLCDEPTSALDPETTRSILKLLKQIREKLSITMLIVTHEMEVVRELCDRTAIMEKGKIVESDRTDSFFANPKSEAAKKIIGSNGNGKFFSSDPSRATTGDSIL
- a CDS encoding DUF1566 domain-containing protein yields the protein MVLSRLIAGLFLLTSCSEAERISIDASSTAGLLLQGGVEASRNRSGATPDSKEITSFRFNAAENSFAADFVGEISGTQITVSVPFGAIRRLKATFANTGAGVQVNGVSQTSAQTENDFSSSLVYRVTAKNGSFTDYTVNVIPTFRLTDAGQTNCYSTCAADPGQDAAYTTGVPASFQSNVVLSSYSPQPVTFDRQTGLIWKNCPAGSSNVSCSTIYNYTQPTASSYCTGLNSMNAGSGYAGLQGWRLPNIEELISLSTFKTSGASAFIDTADFPNGLGGYWSNDTDQSDSSKRWVFNYTNGLNFSQDTNAGYYVRCVTGGSMPARSYSDLNDGSVRDNRTGLVWQKCSVGQTWSSGSPSCTSGTATIHNWTSALITCGTSNLAGKSWRLPNAHELISLVDFTSPSSGAKIDASAFPNTPPTGIYHTSNSNPGIHVFRVRFGDARIDTTAVSTQNYVRCVTD